The Clostridia bacterium DNA window TTTTTCATTGATCCAAAGTGAAGCATTTATGGCAGCTGTATATACAGCTGTACTTTGTGGGTCAAATAAGATCCTCTTTAACTCCTGGATATCTTCCAGTATAAAATCAATTAAATCTGTTCCTGATTTCCCTTGGATATTTTGTTTCAACTCTTTTATGGAGGTTTGAGTTTTTGTAATCAAATCAGAAACGATTGACGGATTGTTTTCGATTTGTGCTTGAGGATTTGCAGGCGGCTTAACTTTATCACTATTGCCAGAACTCTGCTCTTGCTTATCATTTGGTAAACATTTTATAAAATCCCGCTCTATTATGGTCATAATTGCGTCTTTTGTGAGCGGTTCGAGTTGTCTCATGTTATTTAATAACGTTTTTCTGCCGTCCGGTGAAGCCAGCATTTGTGCCACATCAACAAACAACCTTCCACCGGCTTTAAACCAGCGACCATAAGATATTAACTGCATTAAAGACATTCCCAATGGTTTCAAGGGGTTGGTCATCATTTGTTGATGGCCGACAGATAAATAGACATGATTTTCTTCATCATTCGCTTCAGGAATCGGGTATAAAGTAGTAATTGGCCGACTCTGGACAATGTACAAGGTAAGGGGACACTCCTCATTTAGCTGACCGTCTCTGGGGTCTGAGGAGTTTCCCCTGCCTAGGCACCATTCGATGTCCTGAGGGCAGCCGAAATGTTCTTCGATCTTTCTGCCCATGCGCTCAAGCTTCAAAATCTGCTCATCTGTCAGTGCTTGCCTATTCTGCCGCTCAGGCTCAATATCCTGTTCTTTCGTACCGCCATCTTTTAAGGCATAAATAGCCAGCTTCTTGGTGGATATCTTCTTATCGATAACCTTGCCGTTACTCACTTTATAGATATCAGCATTTACCAGTCCGGAGACCAAGGCCTCGCCAAGTCCGAAGCTGGCATCGATGGATAACACCTTTCTATTAGAAGTGACGGGATCGGCAGTAAACAAAATCCCTGCCACCTGTGGGAATACCATCTTCTGAACAACCACAGACATGTGGACTTTACGGTGGTCAAAGCCGTTTTGAAGGCGGTAGGTTACTGCCCTCTCGGTAAACAGTGATGCCCAGCACTTGATGATATGCTTTAGGATTGCCTCCCTTCCGATAATGTTTAGATACGTATCTTGCTGGCCTGCAAAGGAGGCCGTCGGTAAATCCTCTGCAGTTGCGCTCGATCGTACAGCATAGGCATTTTTTTCTCCAAGCCTGGAGATAAAGCGGGTAATCTCTTCATTAATGTCTTCAGGGATGTCTATCCCTTCGAGACATAAGCGAATCTCGCCGCTAAGTTCAGCGATTTTATCCCGGTCTTCCACCTTCAGAAGCGATAACTTTTCAAGTAATTTGTTAATCGATGACGTTTCCTCAATGATTCTTTTAAAGGCTTCAGTAGAAATACAAAAGCCATCCGGTACGCGAATTCCTTCAATCCTGGAAAGCTCCCCCAGGTTGGCGCCTTTCCCCCCAACAACCATAATTTTTGTTTTATCAATGTCCTGAAAACCAAGCACATAAGAACTCATTGTTTACCTCCTTTGTCAATCCTTCTTTGATGACATCCTTCGTGCTAAAACGATTTACCGAGTATTGTACTAGCCTATCTATAATGTACCTTTTGCAAACATTCTATATACACATGCAACTTCCTTTGGATTCCATAATAATCCCTCCAACAAACCGCATTAACGTGCCATTGCATTATAGCACTAGTAAATAAGAACAAATAGTCTGCATTTACATTTTTTTATATGGTATAATTAAAGTGGGGAGAATTCATGTACTGACATTTACCTATTGTCCCTAATTGCTATGTTTCCTCCGCTTCTTTTTCATCATAGAAAAGAGGCAAAGTTTGAAGGTCATTTACTTCTCTGTCGGCGCTTGGCAAACTTAATGATATACCTGTCTCCGCCTTCTCGCACTGTGCCCGCCATTCCATTAACCAGTCGAGCTGTCTATCCAGAAACCTTTCATCAACACAGTCAAGGCCATTAACTTCAATAATTGTTGCCTGAAGCTGATAATGTCTGATTGCAATTAAGTCATAAAACGCCTTAATCTCCTCGTCGTTTAAGGTTTTGTATCTTGAATAGCCTGTAAGGAAACGTTCATAGATATGTTTTGATTTTTTATACCCATCTCTCTCAAATTTAAAATAATTCGTCGAGTCGCACAATACCATTATGTCATATACAGGAAAAGCATTGCAGGAAGTATCAAAATCTAATATGAAATACTCTCCTGCCGATGTCCGAAGAAGGTTTCCACGATGCAAATCTCCGTGACAAAATCCTGGGGACAGGTTCTCAACTCTTTTCCAAAGCACATCGCCGTACTCTTGAAAAATGGCTATTTTGTTTTCGGGGTAGCGCTTTTTTCGCAAAATATTAATATATCTGTCAATAAAAAACGGTTTGCCTCGTATCGTTAGCCCACCTCCATAACTCTGCATTATGTTATGAAGCCTGCCGACAAGAGTACCAATTTTTTCTATATCTTCTCCTAATTCAGGTTCTCTTCCTTCAATGAAATTAAATAAGATATAAAGATAGTTTTCCTCTGGGGTGTCAATACCGAAATACGGCAATCCATCCTTTGTAAGTATTATCCCCGGTACAGGGAAAGCGTTCTCTGTAAGATAAATTAGTATTTCAGCAGACTGTTTCGCCGTGTCCATGAATGCAGGAGGTACAGCTTTCATAAAATATTTTTTATTTCTACAGGAAACAATATATGAAAGACATCCTTCATTTACCATATTTTTACTTAGAATGGAAGACACAATCATTGCACAGTTTTCAAGTCAGTAATCCAAATTCTGCCCTCCTGATTGATTTTAGAGAGAAGCATTGACCTAT harbors:
- a CDS encoding phosphotransferase, which encodes MSSILSKNMVNEGCLSYIVSCRNKKYFMKAVPPAFMDTAKQSAEILIYLTENAFPVPGIILTKDGLPYFGIDTPEENYLYILFNFIEGREPELGEDIEKIGTLVGRLHNIMQSYGGGLTIRGKPFFIDRYINILRKKRYPENKIAIFQEYGDVLWKRVENLSPGFCHGDLHRGNLLRTSAGEYFILDFDTSCNAFPVYDIMVLCDSTNYFKFERDGYKKSKHIYERFLTGYSRYKTLNDEEIKAFYDLIAIRHYQLQATIIEVNGLDCVDERFLDRQLDWLMEWRAQCEKAETGISLSLPSADREVNDLQTLPLFYDEKEAEET
- the ppsA gene encoding phosphoenolpyruvate synthase, with product MSSYVLGFQDIDKTKIMVVGGKGANLGELSRIEGIRVPDGFCISTEAFKRIIEETSSINKLLEKLSLLKVEDRDKIAELSGEIRLCLEGIDIPEDINEEITRFISRLGEKNAYAVRSSATAEDLPTASFAGQQDTYLNIIGREAILKHIIKCWASLFTERAVTYRLQNGFDHRKVHMSVVVQKMVFPQVAGILFTADPVTSNRKVLSIDASFGLGEALVSGLVNADIYKVSNGKVIDKKISTKKLAIYALKDGGTKEQDIEPERQNRQALTDEQILKLERMGRKIEEHFGCPQDIEWCLGRGNSSDPRDGQLNEECPLTLYIVQSRPITTLYPIPEANDEENHVYLSVGHQQMMTNPLKPLGMSLMQLISYGRWFKAGGRLFVDVAQMLASPDGRKTLLNNMRQLEPLTKDAIMTIIERDFIKCLPNDKQEQSSGNSDKVKPPANPQAQIENNPSIVSDLITKTQTSIKELKQNIQGKSGTDLIDFILEDIQELKRILFDPQSTAVYTAAINASLWINEKMNEWLGEKNAADILSQSVPNNITSEMGLALMDVADVIRPYPEVIDYLQNVKDDNFLDELVKFDGGQKIQDAIYVYLNKYGMRCSGEIDITKARWSEKPTTLIPMILNNIKSFEPNASHRKFEQGRQEALEKEKELLERLQQLPDGEEKVKETKRMIDLIRNFIGYREYPKYGMVSRYFVYKQALLKEADRLVQTNIIHEKEDIYYLTFEELREVLVTNKLDYEIICTRKEEYKLFEKLTPPRVITSDGEIIVGEYKRENLPAGAIAGLAVSSGIIEGRARVILNMEDADLEKGDILVTSFTDPSWTPVFVSIKGLVTEVGGLMTHGAVIAREYGLPAVVGVENATKLIKDGQRIRVHGTEGYVEIL